In Candidatus Delongbacteria bacterium, the DNA window ATTCAGCATTATAAGTAAATTCACCAGTTGCAGAATTTATGTTTAATGAACCATGGGATGGTGTATTTACTGTGGAGAACTCATATCCACTTTGCAACTCATTGTAAGGTAAAACAGAAGAAATTGTTTCGTTTAAAACTGTAAATAGTGGTGAAATGTCTGATTTTACCCATGCAGAATTTGATAAAGACTTCAAAGTAAGATTATAAGTTGAGTTCAAATCTGTAGCAATATTTCCAAATTTAGAATCAAATGTCCAAGAAGAAATTAGCCCATCCTGATTCTCTAAAATTATTCTATTCATGAATGATTGAACTTCATCTGAAGTAAGAGCTCTACTCCACAGACTAAAATCATCCATTTTACCAATGAAAGTATTTGAAGCATCACTACCAATTTTCAAATTAGCTGTAGTTGTATTGTTTATTGCAGAATATGTAGTATATTCGTTTGTGTTGTCAAGTTCACCATCAATGTATAGTTTTGCAACAAGACCATCGTAGGTACAAGCAATATGATGCCATTCTCCTGCTGGAACTTCGGTTTCACTAAACACTTTTCTACTACCTGCTACTGTTTTGATATAGAATTTTACAATACCATTAGACATAATGTAACAATACCAACCAGTAGTACCACCTGTTTTAGAAATAAGACCTAAGTTACTAGTCGATTCTTCATAGTTTATCCAACCCTCAAAACTTATTGTTTCGATTGAATTTAATGTTCCACCTGTTGATCCCTGAAGAAATCCACCATTTTTAAATTCAACACATTTTCCAAATCCAGCAATTGGTGCTGGCACAAATACACCTATTTCAAAATTCAAATGTCTTGTTTGATTACCTGCAGTAGCAGTAATATCGATTATAGAAATACCTTCATTAGTTTGAGTAACTCTTGATAGAGTTAAAATATTTCCATTAAATTGTGTCGCTAAAACATCTGGATTTGATGAATCAACAGAATACGAAATAGTTGATCCTGAAATTGAAGTAAAATAGTCTTCCATGTCAAAAGAGATCTCATCTCCTTCTAAAATAAAGCTTGAGATAGTCTGAAGTAATTGAAGATCAAAAGTATTCAATGCTTGATTTATTTTACTTGTCAATGGGCTAACGTTATTGTCGCAATAAACAACCTTATAGTCATTTCCAATTACTGCAAACAGCGGAACATACCCATTACCGAAAGGTCCATAAAAATTGTTTATAGCTTCGCTATATGGATGATCATGAGTATCGCCCCAATTAGTTTGAGACAACATGTAAACAGAATTTGGATCTTGTTGAGACCAAATTGTTTGAAACGTCGGAGCCGACGCTACACAGCCACCTCAACCAGTTGTACCCCAAAAGAAAACTACAACTTTGCCAGCATCAACGAGTTCGTAGATGCTGTGATTATCGCCATAATTATCAGTCCATGACTGATTTGCAACCACATCACCTACCTGATATCCACCGAATAAAAGAGTACTCGATAGGATCATCAGTAGTGTTATCAATTTTTTTTTCACAAAATCTCCCCTTATCTTGTTTAACATTCACACGTGAGAATTTATTATTCATTAAAAAAAATATCAAACTAAAAAAATCTGAAACTCCAAATATACCTATCAGGTCAAATTGAATCCATAATATGTTGTTATAGATGAGTTCAACTAAAGGTGAATTGAGTGATAATTGTTGTAATACTGACATATTTACAAAGTCTGCACAATCAAACATTCTAAAAAATTTGGTTATTTACTTCTATCTCATAATTTTCAAATTCTTTGGTTGTACTAGATGAAATCAATATTTCCATTGATGCTGATATCATTAAGAATATTATCAAACATCTCAATATCCAGTTTAGCTCCAATATCTTTTGCTATTTTCATTCCTTTTGAGCAAAAGTTCCTTGCACATCCAAAATTTTT includes these proteins:
- a CDS encoding T9SS type A sorting domain-containing protein; protein product: MSQTNWGDTHDHPYSEAINNFYGPFGNGYVPLFAVIGNDYKVVYCDNNVSPLTSKINQALNTFDLQLLQTISSFILEGDEISFDMEDYFTSISGSTISYSVDSSNPDVLATQFNGNILTLSRVTQTNEGISIIDITATAGNQTRHLNFEIGVFVPAPIAGFGKCVEFKNGGFLQGSTGGTLNSIETISFEGWINYEESTSNLGLISKTGGTTGWYCYIMSNGIVKFYIKTVAGSRKVFSETEVPAGEWHHIACTYDGLVAKLYIDGELDNTNEYTTYSAINNTTTANLKIGSDASNTFIGKMDDFSLWSRALTSDEVQSFMNRIILENQDGLISSWTFDSKFGNIATDLNSTYNLTLKSLSNSAWVKSDISPLFTVLNETISSVLPYNELQSGYEFSTVNTPSHGSLNINSATGEFTYNAESGFIGMDTFSYKIYDGSFYYSDEIIVNLDVKSVGIEENLASSSQIIGNYPNPFNPETTISYKLVCDSNVKITLFNGNGELVKTYNVGQISQGTHSFKIKIDDLNSGAYWYSLNINGNIVDTSKMVLIK